In one Papio anubis isolate 15944 chromosome 11, Panubis1.0, whole genome shotgun sequence genomic region, the following are encoded:
- the LOC101025654 gene encoding LOW QUALITY PROTEIN: golgin subfamily A member 2-like (The sequence of the model RefSeq protein was modified relative to this genomic sequence to represent the inferred CDS: inserted 1 base in 1 codon; substituted 2 bases at 2 genomic stop codons) produces MECSDVTVPLGTVITAPRPAFDLRTQRSHPISGSSGCSTNFQLEGEWGLWDLGARVFRLPYSLNIDIDSVKSLHFLHELKTLTVSLGGNRRTVFFFPASFTILEKSSSRREAVLERQLQQSIKARAQLEAHTTQIMESLKQAQLERDEYAPHLKGEMAQWQQRVWKMSEEVCTWKEKKHDTHRVQELEGSLAELINXMAEPXPPEPPAGPSVVEQHLQAEAEHVRKELEGLAGQVEAQVQNSQGLSHLNWEQEQSLLEQERLWEREERLWEREERLLELEQKARLWEEQAETRMQTFQNRTTVNYALSQNQELYEQLAEPQSSFEELNNQNKSALQLEQQVKELQEKLSKLKEKERLEATSQQNQQLQAQLSLMALPGQGDGGGHLDNEEEEVPRPMLSILEDLESREVMVAFFNSAGASAQEKQARLCGQLKEQRVWCQCLTHLVALAQKEPKAVAPAPGTEGESVCGQTHQALQGAMEKLQSGFMDLLKEKADVKERVEKLELRFVHLAGKTDTIRKYITTXESQRAVPKMQHQEGDIIRLAQDKEEMKVKLLELQDLVLRLSGNHNEGHGKFLAAAQNPADDCAPGAQAPRSLGLLTSSGIFVRLPRTGS; encoded by the exons ATGGAATGTAGTGATGTCACAGTGCCCCTAGGAACTGTCATTACTGCTCCAAGACCAGCCTTTGATCTTAGGACCCAGCGTTCTCACCCCATTTCTGGTTCCTCTGGTTGCAGCACAAATTTCCAGCTGGAAGGGGAATGGGGACTATGGGACCTGGGAGCAAGAGTTTTCAGGCTGCCTTACTCCCTTAACATAGACATTGACAGTGTGAAAAGCCTACACTTCCTGCATGAACTCAAAACGTTAACAGTGTCTCTGGGTGGCAACAGGAGAacgg tttttttcttccctgcatCTTTTACCATCTTGGAGAAG TCCTCAAGCCGCCGTGAAGCAGTTCTCGAGCGGCAGTTACAGCAGTCCATAAAGGCGCGGGCACAGCTGGAAGCACACACGACACAG ATAATGGAATCACTTAAACAAGCCCAGCTAGAGAGAGATGAATATGCTCCACATCTAAAAGGAGAGATGGCCCAGTGGCAGCAGAGGGTATGGAAAATGTCAGAGGAG GTTTGCACATGGAAGGAGAAGAAACATGACACGCATCGGGTACAGGAGCTGGAGGGGAGCTTGGCTGAACTCATAAACTAGATGG CTGAAC CACCCCCGGAGCCCCCAGCAGGGCCCTCTGTGGTGGAACAGCACCTACAAGCTGAGGCCGAGCACGTGAGGAAGGAGCTGGAGGGTCTGGCAGGACAGGTCGAAGCTCAGGTGCAAAACAGTCAAGGCTTGAGTCACCTGAACTGGGAGCAGGAGCAGAGTCTGCTGGAACAGGAAAGGCTGTGGGAGCGGGAGGAGAGGCTGTGGGAGCGGGAGGAGAGgctgctggagctggagcagaaAGCCAGGCTCTGGGAGGAGCAGGCAGAGACACGCATGCAAACCTTTCAGAATCGCACCACCGTCAACTATGCACTCTCTCAGAACCAAGAGCTCTATGAGCAGCTGGCTGAGCCACAGAGCAGCTTTGAGGAGCTG AACAACCAGAATAAGAGTGCACTGCAGTTGGAGCAGCAAGTAAAGGAGCTGCAGGAGAAGCTGAGCAAGCTGAAGGAGAAG GAGCGCCTGGAAGCTACCAGCCAGCAGAACCAGCAGCTTCAGGCCCAGTTGAGCCTCATGGCACTCCCTGGGCAAG gagatggaggaggacatCTGGAcaatgaggaagaggaggtgCCTCGGCCCATGCTGAGCATCCTGGAGGACCTGGAGAGCCGGGAGGTAATG GTGGCATTTTTCAACTCCGCTGGAGCCAGTGCCCAGGAGAAACAGGCACGGCTATGTGGGCAGCTGAAGGAGCAAAGGGTGTGGTGCCAGTGCCTGACTCACCTTGTGGCCTTGGCCCAGAAGGAGCCCAAGGCAGTGGCCCCAGCCCCAGGGACTGAGGGTGAGTCTGTGTGTGGGCAGACCCACCAGGCCCTGCAGGGGGCCATGGAGAAGCTGCAG AGTGGCTTTATGGACCTCCTGAAGGAGAAAGCGGACGTGAAGGAGCGGGTGGAGAAATTAGAGCTTCGATTCGTCCACCTAGCGGGAAAGACAGACACCATCA GAAAGTACATCACAACATAGGAGAGCCAGAGGGCAGTGCCAAAGATGCAGCACCAGGAGGGGGACATCATCAGGCTGGCCCAGGACAAGGAGGAGATGAAG GTGAAACTGCTGGAGCTGCAGGATCTGGTGTTGCGGCTTAGCGGCAACCACAACGAGGGGCATGGCAAATTCCTGGCCGCTGCCCAGAACCCTGCTGATGATTGCGCTCCAGGTGCCCAAGCCCCCCGGAGCCTGGGGCTGCTGACAAGCAGCGGG ATTTTTGTGAG GCTGCCAAGAACAGGGAGCTAA